Proteins found in one Microcella daejeonensis genomic segment:
- the pcp gene encoding pyroglutamyl-peptidase I, which produces MSGFEAFGGAASNPSGDVVRRLALSGHPGVRLSTVVLPVAFAASGGRLRAAVDEFRPDVVIALGLAEGRSGITPERVAINLDDARIPDNDGAQPIDERIELHGPDGRFTGLPVKAIVDALQKADLPASVSLSAGSYVCNHVFYVLQALAEQSERQGRPLRSGFIHVPASPELAAGHPGMPSLSLDELERGIRIVIDTVVATPVDARLPGGAIH; this is translated from the coding sequence GTGAGCGGATTTGAAGCGTTCGGGGGTGCGGCGTCGAACCCTAGCGGCGACGTCGTGCGGCGACTGGCCCTGAGCGGGCATCCCGGGGTCCGACTGAGCACCGTGGTGCTGCCCGTCGCGTTCGCCGCGTCCGGCGGGCGACTGCGCGCGGCCGTCGACGAGTTCCGTCCTGACGTCGTCATCGCGCTGGGGTTGGCCGAGGGGCGCAGCGGCATCACGCCCGAGCGGGTGGCCATCAACCTCGACGACGCGCGCATCCCGGATAACGACGGGGCGCAGCCCATCGATGAGCGCATCGAGCTTCACGGCCCAGACGGGCGGTTCACGGGGCTTCCGGTGAAAGCCATCGTGGATGCACTGCAGAAGGCCGATCTGCCCGCGAGCGTCTCGCTCAGCGCCGGCAGCTACGTGTGCAATCACGTCTTCTACGTGCTGCAGGCCCTCGCCGAGCAGTCGGAGCGGCAGGGGCGCCCCCTGCGATCCGGGTTCATCCACGTGCCCGCGAGCCCCGAGCTGGCGGCAGGGCACCCCGGCATGCCGAGCCTGAGCCTCGATGAGCTCGAGCGGGGCATCCGCATCGTCATCGACACCGTCGTCGCGACGCCGGTCGATGCGCGGCTGCCCGGCGGGGCCATCCACTGA
- a CDS encoding NUDIX hydrolase has product MGDSGEVIRVSAALIVDEAGRLLVVRKRGTSVFMQPGGKPDAGENPAQTLSRELAEELGASVPVEALEPLGSFTAAAANEAGATVVAEVFRARLTGPIAAAAEIAELRWVHSSEFPSLALAPLITEHMLPLLPSP; this is encoded by the coding sequence ATGGGCGATTCGGGCGAGGTCATCCGCGTCTCGGCGGCGCTCATCGTCGACGAGGCGGGGCGGCTGCTCGTCGTGCGCAAGCGCGGCACGAGCGTGTTCATGCAGCCCGGCGGCAAGCCCGACGCGGGAGAGAACCCGGCGCAGACCCTTAGCCGCGAGCTCGCCGAAGAACTGGGCGCCAGCGTGCCGGTTGAGGCCCTCGAACCGCTCGGCAGCTTCACCGCGGCGGCCGCGAACGAGGCGGGGGCGACGGTCGTGGCCGAGGTGTTCCGGGCGCGGCTGACCGGGCCGATCGCCGCCGCGGCTGAGATCGCCGAGCTGCGCTGGGTGCACTCGAGCGAATTCCCGAGCCTCGCGCTCGCGCCGCTCATCACCGAGCACATGCTGCCCCTGCTGCCCTCCCCCTGA
- a CDS encoding GNAT family N-acetyltransferase encodes MTAAVQITPAAHVPWSAVEQVLGSVGESSHCWCRWWLSTNAEYSALDDAARQAALQSDLVRDAPRGLLATVDGSPAAWVGAAPRPDYARLPRTRVLAQALPGTDWADDSIWSVVCFTVLPAHRRTGLATALLGAAVEAARTAGATAVEGYPVDTAVGGRRSPGALNTGTLALFERHGFTEVGRAKADRPVVRLVL; translated from the coding sequence ATGACCGCAGCGGTGCAGATCACCCCGGCCGCGCACGTGCCGTGGAGCGCCGTCGAGCAGGTGCTCGGCTCCGTCGGCGAGTCCTCGCACTGCTGGTGCCGCTGGTGGCTCAGCACCAACGCCGAGTACAGCGCCCTCGACGATGCGGCCCGCCAGGCCGCTCTGCAGTCCGACCTGGTTCGGGATGCCCCGCGCGGCCTGCTCGCCACCGTCGACGGCTCCCCTGCCGCCTGGGTCGGCGCCGCACCGCGCCCCGACTACGCCCGCTTGCCCCGCACGAGAGTGCTCGCCCAGGCGCTCCCCGGCACCGACTGGGCCGATGACAGCATCTGGAGCGTCGTCTGCTTCACCGTGCTGCCCGCCCACCGCCGCACGGGGCTCGCGACGGCGCTGCTCGGCGCCGCCGTCGAGGCCGCCCGCACCGCCGGAGCCACCGCCGTCGAGGGCTACCCGGTCGACACCGCGGTCGGAGGGCGCCGCAGCCCCGGCGCCCTGAACACCGGCACCCTCGCGCTGTTCGAGCGGCACGGATTCACCGAGGTCGGCCGCGCCAAGGCCGACCGGCCGGTCGTGCGGCTGGTGCTCTGA